TTGAGATAGCCTTCCGTGCCGTTGGCGAGCACGGCGTGCGCCATCAGCGGGAAGGGGTTCTTCTCCGCCAGCAGGGCGATGGATTCCGCCCCGGCCATGCGGCAGCTCACCTCGATCGGGATCACCGCGCCGTTCTCCGCCACCTCCGGCGCCTTGATGTGGATGTCGGCGCTTTCCGCGGCGCCTTCCGCGCCGATGTTCTTCAGGGCGTCGGCGAGGTTCTTCGACTCGAAGGCCGCCTTGTTCCATTCCGCCGCGTGTGCCCGGGTGGGGCGCAGCAGCCCCGCCGCGAGAGCGCAGGCAAGCACCCCGCCGGCGCCGCCGCCTTTCAATATCAACCTGCGTAACTGATTCACTCTTGCTTGCTCCAATCAAAACCCCGGCTAACGGGCCGAGGGAACCGAAACCGGATATCCGTTGGACAGCACGGTTACAAAGACTTCGAGGTCGG
The window above is part of the Denitratisoma sp. genome. Proteins encoded here:
- the soxY gene encoding thiosulfate oxidation carrier protein SoxY; its protein translation is MNQLRRLILKGGGAGGVLACALAAGLLRPTRAHAAEWNKAAFESKNLADALKNIGAEGAAESADIHIKAPEVAENGAVIPIEVSCRMAGAESIALLAEKNPFPLMAHAVLANGTEGYLNTRFKMGQTSVVKVVVKAGGKHYIASREIKVTIGGCGG